The following coding sequences lie in one Rutidosis leptorrhynchoides isolate AG116_Rl617_1_P2 chromosome 4, CSIRO_AGI_Rlap_v1, whole genome shotgun sequence genomic window:
- the LOC139842655 gene encoding auxin-induced protein 15A-like, with protein MGMGKINITSAKEMLKKKKGSSSATDCVKKGHFAVYVGKMNKRYVIPLSTLNHPLFKDLLRWVEEEYGFDNSEGCLKIPCSEDYFDGLVSLITST; from the coding sequence ATGGGAATGGGAAAAATCAACATTACAAGTGCTAAAGAAATGTTAAAGAAGAAAAAGGGATCTTCAAGTGCTACGGACTGCGTAAAGAAGGGCCATTTTGCAGTTTATGTAGGTAAAATGAATAAAAGATATGTGATCCCACTGTCAACGTTAAATCACCCTTTGTTCAAGGATCTTTTACGTTGGGTCGAAGAAGAATATGGTTTCGACAACTCAGAGGGTTGTTTGAAAATTCCTTGTAGTGAAGATTATTTTGATGGCCTAGTTTCCCTAATAACTTCAACTTGA